A single window of Colletotrichum destructivum chromosome 9, complete sequence DNA harbors:
- a CDS encoding Putative Zinc finger, PHD-type, transcription elongation factor S-II, central: MSGEPEPRRSVRATKGQHTKAFDDQPIEPPKKRGRKKKQEEEPEEEIIRCVCGATEQDGDSEEPWIACDKCTAWQHNVCMGMSVFTEDLPKNYYCEQCAPQDHKELLAAMEQGERPWESRRKAYEDEQNEKKKKKKKGGRIGKRASDPKEDLSQDARSNKAEDSPAPSETKEKKEKKDGASKATTGKRKARDETIEKDAKTPAPKQRKVSVPEASPVVSYTAPADLDAKVTDLQEDRKGPAQLLQKAIAGILTAAVKEKSVVLPKDTTVAAKAERLALEIERAVHDAHPDRSQYAAQARILYANMRMNGDLTKRLLKRTLSPPMLATMTADELATKERQEANAQLKAISEKQSILITDDGPRVRRTHKGEEIVENESFQQNDDGRSFIRRPSGRDVGDSNYENPVELSAHSGLHIDTHGARHSPKHPDFDINKVYATVKSPTSAHNRRPSAPIHGPGVDPDVDRLLQEETDSPPYSPTEETDPDVVWRGHLAMSSIADFPAAARFVGGANLSSTIGLPWTSLIPRRLAVAGRIDEQKAIEYLCGLRYADQTDIVVVAVSPTNEASRREFQALFDYFVSKKRYAVVGEKGVGNVRDTYLVPVLPGEGNVPEFMLNFSDNLVPQKRTEPMLLAVFVYRNSPRQPQFGGGAVSQSPVMNTPTPTQAGIPSRQPSVSGPAFSPTVAQGPFQQPGHPPAGNNGHASQEHPTQGAHQVVPPNQPPAGYAAHSSPEAEKQQRQQQGQVIAQEVLGPLINSPTVKFLLPQAFQMSQTEWQVIRGILERDARARDDLAYLSQLLEKQPSVGGKSGDAPPPAAPHGAQGVAPSA, from the exons ATGTCTG GAGAGCCGGAACCGCGCCGATCGGTGCGCGCGACCAAGGGCCAACATACCAAGGCCTTCGACGACCAACCGATCGAGCCCCCCAAGAAACgaggaaggaagaagaagcaagaGGAGGAGCCCGAGGAAGAGATTATTCGCTGCGTCTGCGGTGCCACGGAACAAGATGGCGACTCGGAAGAGCCTTGGATCGCTTGCGACAAGTGTACAGCATGGCAGCACAACGTTTGCATGGGCATGAGCGTCTTTACGGAAGACCTCCCTAAGAATTACTACTGCGAGCAATGTGCTCCTCAGGACCACAAGGAGCTTCTGGCTGCCATGGAACAAGGCGAGCGCCCGTGGGAATCGCGCCGGAAGGCCTATGAGGACGAACAGaacgagaagaaaaagaagaagaaaaagggcgGCAGGATTGGGAAGCGCGCGAGCGACCCCAAGGAGGACTTGTCGCAAGACGCGCGAAGCAACAAGGCCGAAGACTCCCCCGCTCCTTCGGAGACtaaggagaagaaagagaagaaggacggcgcCTCCAAGGCGACCACGGGAAAGCGCAAGGCACGAGACGAAACCATTGAGAAGGACGCAAAG ACACCGGCCCCCAAGCAGCGCAAAGTCTCTGTGCCCGAAGCGTCTCCCGTCGTCAGTTACACTGCACCAGCCGACCTGGATGCTAAGGTCACGGATCTCCAGGAGGACCGCAAGGGTCCGGCCCAGCTTCTGCAAAAGGCCATTGCCGGCATACTCActgccgccgtcaaggagaagaGTGTCGTTCTCCCAAAGGATACTACCGTCGCGGCGAAGGCAGAGCGCCTAGCCCTCGAGATCGAACGCGCAGTTCACGATGCGCATCCGGACCGGAGTCAGTATGCGGCGCAAGCAAGGATTTTGTACGCCAACATGAGAATGAACGGCGACCTAACCAAGAGACTGCTGAAGCGGACTCTTTCGCCGCCAATGCTGGCCACCATGACGGCCGATGAACTAGCCACAAAGGAGAGACAGGAAGCCAATGCTCAGCTGAAGGCCATCTCGGAGAAGCAGTCGATCTTGATTACCGATGACGGTCCTCGCGTTCGCAGAACACACAAGGGCGAAGAGATTGTCGAGAACGAATCATTTCAGCAGAATGATGATGGGAGATCCTTCATTCGGCGGCCCAGTGGCCGAGACGTGGGAGATTCGAATTACGAGAACCCGGTCGAGCTCTCAGCCCACTCTGGCCTGCATATCGATACCCATGGAGCTCGGCACTCGCCCAAGCATCCTGACTTTGATATCAATAAAGTGTACGCAACTGTCAAATCCCCGACAAGCGCCCACAACCGCCGGCCTTCAGCGCCAATCCACGGACCCGGAGTGGATCCCGATGTCGACAGACTCCTCCAGGAGGAGACGGACTCGCCTCCCTACTCACCAACGGAAGAGACCGATCCGGACGTGGTTTGGCGTGGCCATTTGGCCATGAGCTCGATCGCCGACTTCCCGGCGGCAGCCAGGTTCGTCGGCGGGGCCAACCTATCAAGCACAATTGGGTTGCCCTGGACCAGTCTGATTCCAAGGAGGCTCGCAGTAGCAGGTCGCATTGACGAGCAGAAGGCTATAGAATACCTATGTGGCCTGCGGTACGCTGACCAGACTGATATTGTCGTCGTGGCGGTGTCGCCGACCAACGAAGCTTCCCGACGCGAGTTCCAGGCCCTTTTCGATTACTTCGTCTCCAAGAAGCGAtatgccgtcgtcggcgagaagGGTGTCGGCAATGTGAGGGACACATATCTCGTACCCGTTCTTCCTGGCGAGGGTAACGTCCCTGAGTTCATGCTCAACTTTTCCGACAACCTCGTCCCTCAGAAGAGAACAGAACCCATGTTGCTGGCTGTCTTTGTGTACCGGAACAGTCCCAGGCAGCCTCAATTCGGCGGTGGTGCCGTCTCGCAATCACCCGTCATGAATACGCCAACTCCCACACAGGCCGGGATCCCTTCAAGACAGCCGTCAGTCTCCGGGCCAGCGTTCTCGCCGACCGTTGCGCAAGGACCCTTCCAGCAGCCGGGCCATCCCCCTGCCGGTAACAACGGGCACGCATCGCAGGAGCACCCGACGCAGGGCGCGCACCAGGTTGTGCCACCGAACCAGCCTCCTGCGGGCTACGCAGCCCATTCTAGTCCCGAGGCTGAGAAGcaacaacgtcaacaacAAGGCCAGGTCATTGCACAGGAAGTGCTTGGTCCGTTGATCAACAGTCCTACGGTGAAGTTCCTCTTGCCGCAAGCCTTTCAAATGTCCCAGACGGAGTGGCAGGTCATTCGGGGCATTCTGGAGAGGGATGCACGTGCACGAGATGACTTGGCGTATCTCAGTCAACTGTTGGAGAAGCAGCCGTCAGTTGGCGGTAAGTCTGGTGACGCACCGCCACCTGCAGCTCCTCATGGGGCACAGGGCGTAGCGCCTTCAGCATGA
- a CDS encoding Putative proteasome alpha-subunit domain, proteasome, subunit alpha/beta, nucleophile aminohydrolase: MSRRYDSRTTIFSPEGRLYQVEYALEAISHAGTAIGILAKDGIVLAAERKVTSKLLEQDTSAEKLYIVNDNMLAAVAGMTADANILINYARQAAQRYLLTYNEDIPCEQLVRRLCDLKQGYTQHGGLRPFGVSFIYAGWDPRRQFQLYQSNPSGNYGGWKATAVGANRASAESLLKQDYKEDCTLKEACGMAVKVLSKTMDSTKLSAEKLEFATVGQTSDGKIYHRLWTAEEIKELLKEHDLAKDESTEDK, translated from the exons ATGTCTCGCAGATACGATTCCCGC ACAACGATCTTCTCGCCCGAGGGCCGCCTCTACCAGGTCGAATATGCCCTTGAGGCCATCTCCCATGCCGGAACTGCAATTGGCATTCTTGCCAAGGACGGTATTGTCCTGGCTGCGGAGCGCAAGGTGACGTCGAAGCTGTTGGAGCAGGACacctcggccgagaagctgtACATCGTCAACGA CAACATGCTTGCAGCCGTCGCAGGTATGACGGCCGACGCCAACATCCTCATCAACTACGCCCGCCAGGCTGCCCAGAGATATCTCCTCACCTACAACGAAGACATCCCATGCGAACAACTCGTCCGGAGACTGTGCGATCTGAAGCAGGGCTACACACAACACGGAGGTCTGAGACCCTTTGGTGTGTCCTTCATCTACGCCGGATGGGATCCCCGCAGACAGTTCCAGCTCTACCAGAGTAACCCCTCAGGCAACTACGGTGGATGGAAGGCGACGGCTGTTGGTGCCAACAGAGCCAGCGCGGAGAGTTTGTTGAAGCAGGACTACAAGGAGGACTGCACTCTGAAGGAGGCCTGCGGCATGGCGGTTAAGGTCCTGAGCAAGACCATGGACTCAACGAAGCTGAGTGCAGAGAAGC TCGAGTTCGCCACGGTTGGCCAGACGAGCGACGGCAAGATCTACCACAGGCTCTGGACCGCggaggagatcaaggagcTTCTTAAGGAGCATGACCTGGCGAAGGACGAGTCCACCGAGGACAAATAA
- a CDS encoding Putative Zinc finger protein translates to MADVRSLLRQQRTARRIEHPHAAYSDAGKLLCILCHEAIKSESLWDSHTRSATHTTKLKAAQQQASASANGLAVTANGAPSNKRKHDEDDDMDDEDAAEYVRKKRSRANMSTPARLSAGESDRDLKDVTLTPPSLNRRTSTTPVQGVEIQIPSRPHTPAHKDGASSNSTPTVQPVGPSPLIPQDAASANAAAATSAAQPNGVAAGAGSAGGQVDEDEWAAFEADIAATTAPYAEDAVIAAPAMTAEETAAAAKTEEQEQEKRRLAAEKDILDEKEEATRALETEFEDMEELEARVRKLKEKREALRRQSDAGTAAPLAKFLEKPAGATGKENVEAVGEEEEEDEDEDGDDDDDFMGFRYRA, encoded by the coding sequence ATGGCTGACGTCCGATCTCTCCTCCGTCAGCAGCGCACTGCCAGACGCATCGAGCACCCTCATGCTGCCTATTCGGACGCGGGCAAGCTTCTCTGTATCCTTTGCCACGAGGCAATCAAGTCCGAATCGCTTTGGGACAGCCATACTCGCAGCGCAACACATACTACGAAGCTCAAGGCTGCCCAACAACAAGCCTCTGCCAGTGCAAACGGTTTGGCAGTCACAGCCAACGGCGCGCCTTCGAACAAGCGGAAgcacgacgaggatgatgatatggatgacgaggatgcggCAGAATATGTGCGGAAGAAGCGAAGCAGGGCCAACATGAGCACTCCCGCGCGTTTGTCCGCCGGCGAGTCGGACCGGGATCTCAAGGACGTCACGCTCACACCGCCATCGCTGAATCGTCGGACGTCGACAACGCCAgtccagggcgtcgagaTCCAGATTCCTTCGCGGCCCCATACGCCCGCGCATAAGGATGGGGCTTCTTCGAACTCGACACCGACAGTGCAGCCAGTTGGTCCGTCCCCGCTGATTCCGCAGGATGCAGCCTCGGCAAacgcggctgcggcgacaTCGGCCGCGCAACCGAATGGCGTGGCTGCCGGGGCTGGGTCTGCCGGGGGACAGGTGGACGAAGACGAATGGGCTGCTTTCGAAGCGGATATCGCAGCAACGACAGCACCCTACGCGGAAGATGCTGTGATTGCGGCCCCGGCCATGACTGCCGAAgagacggccgcggccgcgaaGACGGAAGAGCAAGAACAGGAAAAGAGACGtcttgccgccgagaaggatATTTTGGATGAAAAAGAGGAGGCCACCAGAGCATTGGAAACAGAGTTCGAGGACATGgaagagctcgaggccaGGGTCCGGAAGCTAAAGGAAAAGCGCGAAGCTTTGAGGAGACAGAGTGATGCGGGCACGGCTGCGCCTCTTGCCAAGTTTCTTGAGAAGCCTGCCGGAGCCACTGGAAAAGAGAATGTGGAAgcggtcggcgaggaggaagaggaagacgaagatgaggatggggatgacgacgacgatttCATGGGCTTCCGCTATCGTGCATGA
- a CDS encoding Putative mediator complex, subunit Med7, with the protein MADNAEEPSQNALASTFPNPPPFWRQFTPENVIRIDEFRKAEAEKNGVAVKDLPVRLPDIPEDLMNLQPPAEPSTGTWKVLGGNYTLDDKLPSLEEGEIQRLAPVHSEEKDGKPVDRAFELKKMAKSLLLNFLELVSVMATMPDDGADKIQDLRTLLINFHHLLNEYRPHQARESAIALMQSNLDRTRAETAAIRAQVDKAKRVLEGLGSIETPKVPGKATMSVDGELTAKEIEAFGNAREQEVWAEADALFL; encoded by the exons ATGGCCGACAACGCAGAGGAGCCATCGCAGAATGCGCTGGCCTCAACCTTTCCCAACCCGCCCCCGTTTTGGAGGCAGTTCACCCCCGAGAATGTAATTCGCATTGACGAATTTCGCAAAGCCGAGGCTGAGAAGAATGGCGTCGCGGTTAAGGATTTGCCCGTCCGTCTTCCAGACATCCCGGAAGACCTCATGAACCTCCAACCACCAGCCGAACCGTCAACAGGCACCTGGAAGGTCCTTGGAGGAAACTACACT CTCGACGATAAGCTTCCTTcgttggaggagggcgagatccAGCGGTTGGCACCGGTGCACTCGGAGGAAAAAGACGGCAAACCCGTCGACCGTGCATTCgagctgaagaagatggccaagTCTCTTCTCCTTAACTTCTTGGAGCTCGTCAGCGtcatggcgacgatgccaGACGAC GGCGCCGATAAAATCCAAGACCTGCGCACTCTCCTTATCAACTTCCACCATCTTCTCAACGAATACCGACCCCACCAAGCCCGCGAATCGGCCATTGCGCTCATGCAATCGAACCTCGACCGCACAAGGGCGGAAACGGCAGCCATCAGGGCCCAGGTGGATAAAGCGAAGCGCGTTCTCGAAGGCCTTGGCAGCATCGAAACTCCCAAAGTACCAGGAAAAGCTACCATGTCGGTCGATGGCGAGCTGACCGCCAAGGAGATTGAGGCCTTTGGCAATGCAAGAGAGCAGGAGGTGTGGGCGGAAGCAGATGCATTGTTTCTCTAG